The sequence below is a genomic window from Silene latifolia isolate original U9 population chromosome 7, ASM4854445v1, whole genome shotgun sequence.
tttaataaaattgtatagattttaaatttaatatataattttatgatgataataattaataccataagtgtgcatgtttatataattaattattttattttaaggaaattgaccatcttctataaatatttaggaaaattaccaagcatttTTTTCTTTTAGTCTCATTGAAATTgaacatcttaattaattattttaaggaaattgaccatcttaattaattattttattttaaggaaattgaccatattttagtctcttacaaatatttagaaaaattaacaagcttctatataatttaattttaacccaaactatataatatttgcattgagatcccttaatcgggttcatcacacggtgctagtgatttaaaactatatagtataattaatttgtataactttctttaattacattgaagtcccttggtttctgaatttaatatatagtattgatttgtAAGAGAGGCTACATGCTCGTTGTGCATTATGTGAGAGCCAGACTGAAAGTAGTGCGCATTTATTCTTTGAATGCGCCTTCTCTTCTTCTGTCTGGCTTGCTGTTTCACAATGGCTCAAGTTGCCTCCTTTTACCAGCCTATCCAGTATTCTTTGCTGGTTTCGAGCATGTAACTGTGGTGCTAGTTGGGTCAAGCGACAAAGAAGGTGTGTTCTATTATGTGCTATTTACCTTCTCTGGCGGGAGCGGAATTACCGAATTTTCCAAGGCAAGCAAACATCGGTTGAGGCGGTTGTTTGGCAACTAAAGTATCTGGTTATACTTAGATTTGCTACACACTTTGAAAACTGTAACTGATCTCTTTTAAGTTCGGTCATTTTTTGGTTGTTCTTTTGGTATTTCTGGGTGGCCACACTGGCTTTCCTTGTAGGGAATAGTAGGATCTTGTACTCTTTTGATTATTAATATATATGATCCTAATTTTctgcaaaaaaaataataaactaTGTCCTTTTACATCATTTAATCAaatatcagctaccttttcagttaatcTCCCAAATAGTTTTAATAAAAATCAGGTCTTATTTTTCAGGTATCTTTTCAGATTTCAAGTACCTTTTCACAGCCAGAGCCTTTACGTCGAAAGAAAGGTTCTCTATAGGTCAATATAAGTGATATGTTAGTTATCTAGCAACTATGCtttagattaaaaaaaaaaacatgctaTAAAACTATTAAATCGAAGTAGGGAAAAAGTTACCGAAATTAATAGTCATCTGCGCATCCAAGACTACTTAACCAACCTCAGTTACAGGCTTAACGTCATGAGATCATACTTTAAAACCATCATATACGATTAGACTCAAGCCGGCAGCTTAAGCTTTGAGTTCGTCTTCCAGCTGCAAAACGAAAAGCATATCATCATAGATTCATACACTTGGAAGCGTAAACTTAAAAAGTGGCCGCGTTTAGCATTCTCACCTGATGAAGTAATAGTAAAAGAAATCTGCATAAAGAGCAGTCTGAACAAGACCAGAAATGCTAGCTggaaaatcaagcaacaacaccCAAGTAAAAATCAATTGATGATTCTTATATTTTGTACTGCCATCATCCCATTCATGTCTTCAGACTGGCTTACGCTTACCTATCCAGCGACCAAAATGGGGTTCTGTAAGATAGCGATAAATCCAGTTGACAATGTACAATGCCCTATATGCCCtgtaaaaaaaacaaaatacgCTTGTAAATAGGTGTCTAGTTTGTCATACTCATAAGCCAAAACTCAACTACAGAGTTCATAGATAAACTGTAGATGCCTGAacaaagaaaatgcagcattatggACAGTTTGGCAACAAGTAGACCACATAATCTGGGCACATATTCGATGCAATGACAGGATGTTCAGCTTTAGCTCCACACTTATCAGGACAAAATTTGCGCAATGAAGTTTGCTCTTTGCACCATAGATAAAGAAGAACTACTAGCCCAACGAGTCCAGGTGCAACGGCGACCACCAGGTTGATTCGGGGTAGGTGGTTTGTTACCCATTTCTTGAAATAACTGAATTTTGGGTTATTCGATCAAGTAATTGAAAGTTTCCATTTTCTTTACttttttcatattattattgtaTAAATATTCGGGGATTAAGACCATTCCAGTAAACTCTCGGATCCTGTTGAGTGACCTCCTTTGTGCTTCCTTGAAAGACCTAACCATCTCTTACGCAAGCTAACGTGCAACCACCATTGCACCTCATGGATCACCTCACATCAACTCGAGCCACTCTTCACCACTATGGTATATTGAATCTGGCTGCCAACAGTACAACTAATCCCACCTCTCACTACCTCCTCGAAAATCGGATGACTACCCAAACAACTTCAGACATTTGATGAAGGGGTTCTAGCACCTGCTGTCATCAATCACAGTATTACCTACTACCATTATTCAACATCCTACTGAAGGCCACCAAAGATTCATACTAGTTCATTAGTTCAAGCCACAAAGGGAATTAATTGTTTACGAAAAGTGTACTGGTGGTTCAAACACGCTATTTTCTAATGAGCACTTCTATGATTCTCCAAATTCCTCGATTATGCTGTATGGAGTTTTACAATATAAATCTTACATTGCTTCTTACTTCAGAAAATCTAGAAAAAACAATCAAATACAAGCAAAATGGGTATGACACCATACAAGCAGGATTTCCTCTTCTCCATTCAGAAAAGAACATGCAATGCATTTacaccctttttttttcttgatAGGAGTGGCAGCAATAGCAACTCCATATCGAGAACTATATTAGTGTTTCTTTATTATTTGACAGCGTTGTCATAACCCATCGGTTTCCTACTAACTGGTTCTTTAGACAAGATAGCATGTACACAATGTAACTGTCAAATAACCACAAATTACGCCACAGAACCTTCGCTGTTGATGATACTCACTACTGAAAAGATTTACTGGAAAAAAAGAACGGGTGACAGATAAAAATTAAAGCAACCAAATTGGGTCGTATAGTAAGTATTTCTCAATCAATATACAAGTTCATCACTTTTCTTAACTGTACTTTGCCAGAAATAATATTGGATCCAGCGACGGGACCATGGCCTCTTATCTACCATTTACCACTACATTATCAGTTTAACAATCCTGTCACAGGTAGTTAAGCTCATACATTTAAAAGTTTAAAGGAGTAGTAAGTTAGTAACTAGAAACAGAAGAGGGTGAAATTAATAAAGCCCGCCTGATGCTTCAAACGAATGAAGTAACAGGCCGGTACTTATATGTCAGAGGTTTGTGATCTAATTTTAATACTTTTACTAAATGACCAGTAGAATGCAGATGCCCTTAGTCGATGTTCTATGGAAGAAATTTTGCATTGATAAACAGATAGCATGAAAGTAAGATGCAATAAAGCTGTACCCCAAAAAGAAAACATATTGAGCCGTCAGATTATCCACATTTCCACTTCTCTGCAGCAGGACAAGTTGGGGGAGAATAGCAACAGCTTCCAGATAAATAGAAAATGCCCAGAAAACCTGGAATAGAGTAAGTGAACTAGTACATACGCAATCAACTGAAAAACAATAGAGAAGAAAACCGATAAAAATGCAGAAAGCTTCAGGCCCTCAACCATATTTCTCAGACATAGCTACATCAAGCACAATTACATGTCGGAAGTATTTAACGGATAAATCTCGTTTCATATAGTGAAATCACATCTATCAACAAAAAGAGATTCCGAAATTTAGTTGAGCAAAAGTAAAAGACATTGAAGCCAGTACCTCTTGTATGGTGAACTTCTCATGGATTAGCAGTGCCAGGACAAAGCATCCAAGAACAAGGAAATAATGGCGAAATGTATCCTGCACTTTGTCATAGGAACGCTTGATAACAGGATGCATCTTCATACACCAAACAATTGACAATGAGCTCACAATGAAGACTATCTTCATTATAGTGTTATAGACAGATATGAAATCTGTAACAAGATCCAGGTAGCGTGCTACAAATACAAGAGCATAAAGCTCCTGAGTCTTCAGCGAGATACCTTCACAATACAGATCTCAGATAAGTTTAGAGGCCCCAATTCAAACCAAGTAGGCACAACAAATGTATTTGAATAATAGTCTCACACTGTTTGAAGTGTCCATCGATGTCACTCCAACTAATCATATTAGCTCATGTACCCGTGTCATGAGACAATTGTACATTGTGAACCTCGCATACTTCATTCTAAGCCAAGACACGAGTATATAGTTCATTTTAAGCCAAAACACAAGTATAAAATAGCCAATCTTAACCATGAGTAACAAGTTCACAAGTATACTACATTGTGAACCTCGCATACATCATGTGTTGGATACTTCTAAGTTCTAACTTCTGACTGACCATGAGTATCACGTCCGCCAATTAGCTCACTAGTCCACTCCTATTTCGCCTTTCCCATTCAGTTACAACTTACAACAACGCAGCTCAAAAGCAACTTATGAATGTGATGATAAAGTACTTTCTCAGTTTTTCATCGAAAAGTTGATGAAGTTCTTACTTCTTACCTGCATTCACTCTACCCGATGTGCAAATTGTTGGAAATATAGGGGCTTTTATTGCCTTTGGAGtgtttccaattgtcccacattggtgaggaaaagagagtttcatgtaTTTATATATGACCTCTTACCTTacactatcactagtgggtcaagggaggcttttgtggaagccttgcgaggtgcttaattcagctcgcacgcGCGCGCCGTGCCCGTGCCCGTGCCCGTGCCcggattcgggattcgggatttgggatttggcctgcggcgggctgtgcctatctttttgggcctgGACCGAGTTGTTGTTTTTTGCTTCTGTTAAACCTAGCAGTCAGTTAGTTTTAGTCAAATGCTGTTAGTGGGTGAGAGTATCACTCCACGTTTCCAGCCCTTGACTCCTACTTCGCTGCAGTCGGTTTTGGCTCTCTGATCAGGCTATCTATAAAATTTCTGGGTACTGCTTTAAtatcgttccaagtctcacagttccgagAGGGCGGAACTGCGTGGAGACtgtagtgttaaccttggggaactaccggcactagctgatcgccaccacggtcgtaccggagaaatagttttcaaggcagtggtttATTCACGGCACTACATTCGGGTTTAATTTATCTTCGCTTTATTCTCATCGTCGGCTGGTATTTCTATTCTCCTTCTGTTTCTGCATCTTTCGAATAACAATTACATATATTGTGTAGTTGTTAGACAAACTATTATACAATGAACATTGGATGGTGTTTCTGCTGAAAGGTCACACCGTCCCACCAAAGTGCTTTCAGTCGCACAACTTGGTCAACTTCCCACAACCAAAAGCGATAATAGTCACGAATTCACGATACTACAGATACCTCTCAAAACAGTCGGCCTCGCTTAAGAGTTAAGACCACAGTGTGTGTCAATTGTCATTACTGTGAAACGCATGCAACTTTCTACAGTAACTAAATGATGATTCTACTCGTAAACGTAATCGTCCATTTCACAATTGAGACCTGTGCAACATTGATGAGGAGCAATACTACCGTCTACACTCTACAATTTCAACAAACTAAAATTCGCCTAAGCGAAAAATTTTGAACAAACGTATAGAAATGACTTGAAATTAGCGAGTATTACATTTCATTAATTTCCGAGCATACTCTTTCAACACAAAATTACTCGAAACAACAATCGCCGCAAAAATTCCAGCATATATCAGATAAATTAACATCACATGATCATAAGTTCATAACGCCTTAAATTTTCGCTGTAATTTTTCGGCATAATTATATCAGTCCGATTAACATTTCGAAAACAACTCAAAAAACGGGGAAAAGTGTAGCGCAACAACTTAGAAACAAATTGATAAATACAAAGCATTAGGTAAtgtatttttattaaaaaaatgttgaaaatgtgaagaaatgaaaggAGAGTAGAAAGAGGGAGTGACCAGAGCAAGATTTGGTGGCGTAGATTTTGAGGAGTAAGACGAGAATACTGATCAAATGCGTGATATCACCTGCTAGTCTGAACACATTCATGGGCATCATGGCTTCCTTTGCTGTTGTTGCAGAATGTTGAAGAAGAAAATGGAAGGGTGTGTATAAATTGTAATTAGAACACGATTAATTGGGTCCGGCTAAAGATGTCGACaattttactaattatcgtcgacatttaatgtaaatttccatgtttgccctccataacataaccatttccgtctcactaaaacacaactcaatttccgtctcactaaaatcactccaacaaaaaaaaagacggttttaaaaaaaaaaaaacgggatttgtaattaacaacatgaacgagaacgattttaacaacgatttcaacaatgaagctagtaacgaggtgagtttacgatttagttttgtctcaaatttatgttttattatcgtttgattcccgaattaggatagatgccttgaTTGTAGACGAAATTAGGATAGATTTGTTGACGGAATTAGTTGAAAagggaattgaaaaaaaaaatatgggaAATGGGCTGGacgaagaaatttttcgtccaaaCCCAGGCATGgacgaaaaattccttcgtccaGTATGGGACTTGGACGAAAGAATTTTTCGTCCAAGTctgggtctggacgaaaaattccttcgtccaaggcccatacTGGACGAAGGAATTTTCCGTCCAGACCCCTGGACGAAAAATTCTTTCGTCCAAGGCCTATTTCGTCTAAGCCTAGCCTtgtgaggagaactatccgacacatgatctggagttgggtgcagttgtgtttgctctcaagatttggaggcactatctttatggggcgacctttaaggtgttttcagatcacaagagtctcaagtacatcttcactcaaaaggagttgaacatgagacagaggaggtggatggagctgattggggattatgacatggatattatataccatgaagggaaggctaatgtggttgttgatgcgttgagcaggaagagtgtgtgTTCTCTTTGCACGGCTatatccttgatgaggttgagagatgaggtgaggaagatggggatacatatgatacagaaaggggatgctagaggggacttgacagtggagccagacctttatgcTGATATccgcaggaaacaggctttggatcctaagatcgaggagtggagagctggggtagagaaagggacagtgtctcgattctctattcatacagatggcggcGTGAGATTTGATGGGCGATGGTGTGtacctagtgatgaggagttgaaaaaggtgatcatgacagaggctcattgcacaccatattcggtacatccgggcggtgacaagttatataaagatttgaagaaggctttctggtggcctggaatgaagaGGGAAACAACTGATTTTGTGTGTGACActccgcgataacgcggaaatataactaataaattaaagcggaaattgatgagattttgaaaacttttcattaCAAGTTAAAGaataacacgcgggtgccaaaaatgaAATGAGACGAATACAACAATAAACAAACTTAGGTtgttacaacccaagtctagaaaacggggaaaagatgtcccacgaataaacatataaggggtttctaaactagcaactaaggtccaagggtttagttctcgctagcccacacgtcttccccacgtaagcattttcaccacctgtcattcatgtaaacatgaacgccacagtcaatggggagtaactcaaggttctcccagccacaatatgttgaaatgcaagtaaacaaccacttaatcaaacatattgatcatgcatcatatatgaacaataaagaacaagagaatataattgataatcatgatgagataggcataatACTTTTTTTTTATGGAATATGCATGATATGTTAGAATAAATATGCAATCAAGGGCATAGAAcaaccaagtcaaccaactcatattgacacgactcacaagtgtaagaccaacacaaagtgtagacggagtatccgactcagaaGCTACCTttcactacaaaaagaattaaaacaggcgactgattttggcgactgaaatcagtcgccaaaatcaatttggcgactgaaatcagtcgccaaaggtcagtcgcggaccttagtcgccttttctagctttggcgactaatgtcggtcgccaaatttggcgactgaaaaatcagtcgccaaatgactAAAATGGCGACGGAtggggtagtcgccaatttggcgactgattcaaggtagtcgccaaattggcgactgaatagcAGTCGCCAAATGCCAATTCAGTCGCCTtttttgggtgacgtagccagtttggctgaggtaatttggcgactgatttgggatttggcgactacaattcagtcgccattttggcgactaccttgaatcagtcgctaatttggcgactgaattgcaGTCGCCAAATCccaattcagtcgccaaagctACTGTaagttttggtggtttttttcgttttcattgctagccaaatatttacaacctgcatacaaaccgatgttccacaacaccatacatcccaaatttcaacacacacaacaccatacatttcaacccaacacctcccaatttttcaaacttcatttcatatattgaaaatgaaagttttacaagctaagctattctaaatgttcaagtctaaagtgttcaagttttacaagcttacatgctaaaatcatcttacttggaagccaacaccggctccactccccccatgtggaccatgcggatcatttggatcgtagttggatctaggtccggggttacaaccttgccaccaattctcaaacatttccattctttccttcatttgccggaattcttcatcacgtttggcaagttcttcatcacgtttggcatcacgttcatcacgctctcttatttgaccttgaagttgactaataattcccggttgatacgtgttgctgggaattgttgaagtcgatctcctacgcgttttctcatagaaagccggtgttgaacttccggtaccatacacgtgccctttcttgaagccatccaccaacttataccatatgtcattatcctgAGTTTACGGATTGGCGCctttttcttgttcaaatgcttcctacaatattaaacaaatggttgtaagttaatatggtaaccaccttatatacgacattttaaaagagaataaattaacaaaaattaagtgttacggaaacttacatataattgcttgtcttttggcttagtcaaagttctaacccctttgtggtcaaccctgaATGCGTGTCCGTAAAACAGTTGTACCGTCGCAATCGGctgtgacttcttctttcctctctgaatgaaaaaaaaaacatacatgttagaaaatcaacaaaaaatctaacataaaataaacatgttgcattgaaaacaaaaaaaagtgtgaaataatagacaaacttacacccaacatacgattccagaacgatcgtgaacccgcgtaatgagtaggctcgttcacggcgtcttcctttcctcctcttttgttgagggatgcttgcttagacttcttctgaaaagcttcacttttggtatgctttattaagccttcatacttgtcacctgcaattacacatatgaaatcataactaataagttactgatattatttataatataagagagtatatactaattaatacaaataacaaaacaagttaattaaatacctttcatgtgatctggttcctttgggcgcctaactaccttccaaatcacgtcccgatatcgtcgagtaccgacgtCATTGTACCCGATACGGACATTAATTTCTTGAGATTGACCAAGCAAATGATTGCTACaaaaaaaaaagcgacaaaatttcatattagtataaaataaaagtataaccttggttattaaaacaaagaattacggaaaatatatacccgaaagttattgaaccacgcctctcTTTGTGCAtgagaagcttgtgtccacgatgtaggaattggacccacgaaattagtcttcgtgcttttcgtgacacctcgtaccacgcaatcgtccataaacctgcatttattttgaacatgtaaaattacaaacaattattattttaaaaaaaaaaaaaaaaaatagtagactaataaagaataaaacttaccataatcccgccgACTCAAGAATCATCTtatgatccgaagtgtaccgtatcggcaccGTCTTTGGTTCGTCGGTAGCGTCGCCTCTCACCGCCACCGTCTGTCCGCATCGGATCCTCctgcacaaactcctcctcctgctccggacgcgtactctgtcctcctcccgagccgcctccacgcttcctacctcgaccgCTCCCGGCCATCTCGAtaatacaaataaaataaaattaacacaaataatgataaatgaaaattatacagacttctaaattttaataatttactcttgagaaatacaaaattataccaatttaatcatcttcatcttcaaacccctcgtcctcatcctcatcctcttcctcatcctcatcatcgtcatcatcatcatcataatcatcttcatctccaaacccctcgtccttcctccttttctcctcctcccttctcctcctcacctcatcttccccctcctctcctcctcttcttcccttctctcctcctcctcctcctcctcatcctccccTGAGcctctcttccacatcataaaattcttcctcttccatgtcttcaccatctttattctcatgctcatagttgatttcatcgggtggagacaaaagcgtttcatttgaaacgttttcttcttggaaaaaagttgtatcaacttgtgaccgtgcctttgtcttaaagattgcacaccacgcattttgatttctatcatttgttgtgcttggataagtagcaaaatacacttgatgagcttgatgtgcaagtataaatggatcatacttagagtatgttctagtacgattcacttctacaagtttgtattgttcatgtactctcattccaaaTACGAATTATCCTTCCaatcaaccttgaataagacagttttataagctcggtcacgtccactataactaatttcaaagatatcttcaactata
It includes:
- the LOC141591333 gene encoding ER lumen protein-retaining receptor A-like, with protein sequence MMPMNVFRLAGDITHLISILVLLLKIYATKSCSGISLKTQELYALVFVARYLDLVTDFISVYNTIMKIVFIVSSLSIVWCMKMHPVIKRSYDKVQDTFRHYFLVLGCFVLALLIHEKFTIQEVFWAFSIYLEAVAILPQLVLLQRSGNVDNLTAQYVFFLGAYRALYIVNWIYRYLTEPHFGRWIASISGLVQTALYADFFYYYFISWKTNSKLKLPA